The Leptospirales bacterium genome has a window encoding:
- a CDS encoding exodeoxyribonuclease V subunit gamma, with amino-acid sequence MLLLIIKCEDPVQTIIEQGIGLTIGGPYNNPGTVAGQQAAQQQDRNAQLAQLVARPGVADASYARPAWKVCDDFSEGCVLALHLVLSNSAARLSAELKSCLSAEGRDPLDPPAILIQAHGMERYLNLCLAGSDGATFGIQYLFPNRLVQCILSGLEQVHFPFDKEAARFALQALLLEDAAEAASGALADYPGDGPDQARRRDQLAGALAEVFDQYLSHRPDWMLADRAAVLASQPPIEDLDWLWQRRLWEKLIQRYPEFALPDRLQQWQALHRAGQHSAPFTGNLYCFAISYLPEIHLRILVELAQRRDVHLFTLSPGLPDFAAQSGAIRLRDFLQRLSREKFSSWRWLDDAQKRPLSPLHQIAAAMEGFAITPHGEGDPLHLSRRVQLHSCHTPLREVEALQLWLLQRFQEDSSLRASDVLVMAPDINRYAPALQAVFRKAGSASMPISVADRTAAPEREGLELLLAALQLPGERYRAGLLTGLLQHPLLAQQFGYRPELVDEYVAAAHIRWGADRNFRQSRRPANQHPGSWREGLDRLLLAWSTEQAREGSPPLNTENIRELAAMAAAVDAILDSTRGMEELLSAATWTERLLQMIEALLPAYPQRLAIERAITRFKTMALRLQPSLPLSVDCISAYLRRFAVESAAGKGFMSGGIAACTMMPMRNVPFRIVCLLGMDESSFPRGRRTISFHLLQRYPRAGDPSRRLEDRLLFMEALLAAGDWLYLSYCGQDAAGAKLLRGPSTLIDELSTALGANDGQTLLDRQTLHPLYAWDRRYFISGRLPGDSLLPRGTSPRLLEAARSVTVAGPRRSAQIVPGNSARKTGANLVGPLNLGQLLDALRNPAARYLRNIGLRLSPADRLSEKPGSCREWEQQNESPWRADPLQQYALRGSILHWLISGKSVQDAVEDALIDAALPAGWSGRQIAQQLCAEAQHLLAAAPSGMRATVLKLSRHIGDALLEDELPVLEGDGRLLLLNHGAINARRIVESCLIYSAAGCEGDSYFFSRESEASMLRIRGQAGEDLLRFAVQFYHGLEQEFSPLFLKSSLRYYQSIQMEGADRRSAQQKALACYLPSFTGAPGEGQTPELRLLFPDLAPLAESSPWLPQFEELALRFWSLLSQTTTLPELWK; translated from the coding sequence TTGCTCCTGCTGATCATCAAATGCGAAGACCCGGTCCAGACGATAATAGAGCAAGGTATCGGCCTGACGATAGGCGGTCCTTACAACAACCCGGGAACAGTTGCCGGCCAGCAGGCCGCACAGCAACAAGACCGTAACGCTCAGCTTGCGCAGCTTGTAGCGCGGCCGGGTGTCGCAGACGCGAGCTATGCTCGCCCGGCCTGGAAAGTCTGCGATGATTTTAGCGAGGGTTGCGTTCTGGCTCTTCATCTAGTCCTCAGTAATTCGGCGGCGCGGCTTTCAGCGGAACTGAAGTCCTGCCTGAGCGCCGAAGGCCGCGATCCGCTTGATCCGCCAGCCATTCTAATCCAGGCGCACGGCATGGAACGCTACCTCAATCTCTGCCTCGCCGGTTCGGACGGCGCGACCTTTGGCATTCAGTACCTGTTTCCCAATCGTCTCGTACAATGCATTCTTTCCGGATTGGAGCAAGTTCATTTTCCCTTTGATAAGGAGGCAGCGCGCTTTGCGCTGCAGGCGCTGCTGCTGGAAGACGCGGCCGAAGCCGCCTCTGGCGCCCTGGCGGACTACCCGGGCGATGGACCCGATCAAGCGCGCCGCCGCGACCAGCTGGCAGGCGCCCTTGCCGAGGTATTTGATCAGTATCTGAGTCATCGACCGGATTGGATGCTGGCCGATCGCGCCGCCGTCCTTGCTTCCCAACCGCCGATTGAGGATCTTGACTGGCTCTGGCAGCGGCGCCTCTGGGAAAAATTGATCCAACGCTATCCGGAGTTTGCCCTGCCCGATCGGTTGCAGCAGTGGCAGGCGCTGCATCGCGCTGGCCAGCATTCGGCGCCTTTCACAGGAAATCTTTACTGCTTCGCGATCTCCTATCTCCCGGAGATCCATTTGCGCATTCTAGTTGAACTTGCACAACGACGCGACGTTCATCTGTTTACTCTCTCTCCTGGTCTGCCGGATTTCGCTGCTCAAAGCGGCGCCATTCGCCTCCGCGATTTTCTGCAACGACTTTCGCGTGAGAAGTTCAGCAGCTGGCGATGGCTCGATGACGCGCAGAAGCGACCATTGAGCCCGCTGCACCAGATAGCGGCGGCAATGGAAGGCTTCGCCATTACGCCCCACGGCGAAGGCGATCCTCTGCATCTATCCCGGCGTGTACAACTGCACAGCTGCCACACGCCGTTGCGCGAGGTTGAAGCGCTGCAGCTCTGGCTGTTGCAACGCTTTCAGGAAGATTCATCGCTTCGGGCAAGCGACGTCCTGGTGATGGCCCCGGACATCAATCGCTACGCCCCCGCATTGCAAGCGGTCTTTCGCAAGGCCGGGTCCGCTTCGATGCCAATCAGCGTTGCCGACCGCACGGCTGCGCCGGAGCGCGAGGGCCTTGAACTGCTGCTGGCCGCCCTGCAACTGCCGGGCGAACGCTACCGCGCAGGACTGCTGACCGGCCTGCTGCAACATCCCTTGCTTGCGCAGCAGTTTGGCTATCGACCCGAGTTGGTCGATGAATATGTGGCCGCCGCGCATATTCGCTGGGGCGCAGACAGGAACTTTCGCCAGTCCCGGCGGCCGGCAAATCAGCATCCAGGCAGCTGGCGAGAAGGCCTTGATCGCTTGCTGCTGGCCTGGTCTACAGAGCAAGCCAGGGAAGGCAGTCCGCCGCTCAACACGGAAAACATCCGAGAACTTGCGGCCATGGCCGCAGCCGTCGATGCCATACTGGATTCCACCCGGGGCATGGAAGAATTGTTGTCCGCCGCAACATGGACCGAACGCCTCTTGCAGATGATCGAAGCGCTGCTGCCCGCTTATCCGCAGCGCCTGGCGATCGAACGGGCCATTACTCGATTCAAGACAATGGCGCTGCGTCTGCAGCCCTCGCTTCCGCTGTCCGTTGATTGCATTTCCGCATACTTACGGCGTTTCGCCGTCGAGAGTGCAGCCGGCAAGGGATTCATGTCAGGCGGCATTGCCGCCTGTACCATGATGCCCATGCGCAATGTACCTTTCAGGATTGTTTGTTTGCTTGGCATGGACGAAAGCTCCTTCCCCCGCGGGCGCCGAACCATTTCCTTTCATTTGCTGCAGCGCTATCCGAGAGCCGGCGATCCCTCGCGCCGCCTGGAGGATCGTCTGCTTTTTATGGAGGCGCTGCTGGCGGCCGGCGACTGGCTCTACCTCAGCTATTGTGGACAGGATGCCGCTGGCGCGAAGTTGCTGCGCGGACCTTCGACGCTGATCGATGAGCTTTCTACGGCACTGGGTGCGAACGATGGACAAACGTTGCTCGATCGTCAAACGCTGCATCCGCTTTACGCCTGGGACCGACGCTACTTCATCAGCGGACGATTGCCAGGCGATTCCTTGCTGCCGCGCGGGACCTCGCCGCGATTGCTGGAGGCGGCGCGCAGCGTCACAGTCGCCGGTCCGCGTCGCTCAGCTCAGATTGTCCCAGGCAATTCGGCGCGCAAGACAGGCGCTAACCTGGTCGGGCCGCTCAATCTGGGCCAGTTGCTCGATGCGCTGCGCAATCCGGCAGCTCGTTACCTGCGCAATATCGGACTGCGGCTCAGCCCCGCCGATCGCCTCAGCGAAAAGCCAGGGAGCTGCCGCGAGTGGGAACAACAAAACGAATCTCCCTGGCGCGCCGATCCGTTGCAGCAGTATGCGCTGCGCGGCAGCATTCTGCATTGGTTGATTTCCGGGAAAAGCGTCCAGGATGCAGTGGAGGATGCGCTGATCGATGCCGCCCTTCCTGCGGGATGGAGCGGTCGACAAATCGCGCAGCAACTCTGTGCCGAGGCGCAGCACTTGCTTGCGGCAGCGCCTTCCGGCATGCGCGCGACAGTTCTGAAACTTTCGAGACATATTGGCGATGCACTGCTGGAAGATGAGCTGCCAGTCCTGGAGGGCGACGGACGGCTGCTACTACTCAACCATGGCGCTATCAATGCGCGGCGAATTGTGGAGAGTTGCCTGATCTACAGCGCGGCGGGCTGCGAGGGCGATTCCTATTTTTTTTCGCGCGAGTCTGAGGCCTCCATGCTCCGCATTCGCGGCCAGGCCGGCGAAGACTTGCTGCGCTTTGCGGTGCAATTCTACCATGGACTCGAGCAGGAATTTTCGCCGCTGTTCTTGAAGAGCTCGTTGCGCTACTACCAGAGCATTCAAATGGAGGGCGCAGACCGGCGTAGCGCGCAGCAGAAGGCGCTGGCATGCTATCTTCCATCCTTTACAGGAGCTCCTGGCGAGGGTCAGACGCCCGAGCTGCGTTTGCTATTTCCGGACCTTGCGCCGCTGGCTGAATCGTCGCCCTGGTTGCCGCAATTTGAGGAGCTTGCTCTTCGATTCTGGTCGCTGCTCAGTCAAACAACAACGCTGCCGGAGCTATGGAAATGA
- a CDS encoding BON domain-containing protein: METRTACSSGKVDLGGRFDERPARFGLLIVLTLLAAQCAASRLLRSELDDAAITASVFARIAQDQESDASSVQVLTDEGEVYLIGRAASESALRRFEDYARRSTGVWSVINRMRLGDRRYTSADADRNLRQQISESLAAESDLKGQNIKIVVYDGEVYLIGRVAADTQRVRAVLAAQESEGVRRVYNQIKAGPRIF; this comes from the coding sequence ATGGAAACAAGGACAGCCTGCAGCTCCGGAAAGGTCGACCTGGGCGGTCGGTTCGACGAACGCCCGGCCCGCTTCGGGTTGCTCATCGTGCTGACGCTGCTTGCTGCCCAGTGCGCTGCCTCGCGCCTGCTTCGCTCCGAACTTGACGATGCCGCAATTACAGCAAGCGTCTTCGCTCGCATTGCACAGGACCAGGAGAGCGATGCCTCCTCGGTTCAAGTGCTTACCGACGAAGGCGAAGTCTATCTGATTGGCCGGGCTGCCTCGGAGTCAGCTTTGCGGCGCTTTGAGGACTACGCTCGCCGATCCACCGGAGTCTGGAGCGTCATCAATCGGATGCGCCTCGGCGATCGTCGCTATACTAGCGCCGATGCCGATCGCAACTTACGGCAACAGATCAGCGAATCGCTGGCGGCAGAAAGCGATCTGAAGGGTCAGAATATCAAGATTGTTGTCTACGATGGCGAAGTGTATCTGATTGGACGCGTCGCCGCCGACACACAGCGCGTTCGCGCTGTGCTGGCGGCCCAGGAGAGCGAAGGCGTGCGCCGCGTGTACAACCAGATCAAAGCAGGGCCGCGGATCTTTTAG
- the recD gene encoding exodeoxyribonuclease V subunit alpha: MKPEALADQMASLCARLHQESVGDAEGAAFLMEICAELGRAMDQGNVCLPMDHARQLRLSMLAASAAWAEAPALAELQNEPLPAPLLYYRQMLYFRRHFLQERSVAQALAQRLQQATAPHIAVLPPEHAGGIQLSSEQNAAVQRSLSSPILAVSGGPGAGKTRTAAAILAARKQRQPQARCALLAPTGKAAARLNESLVPFVAVAPASSPIAQTVHRFLGARPDGSFHYNEQRKAPIELCLIDEASMLDLEMLAALLRALPSSTALAFFGDRDQLASVEAGAAFAELCRAPAMQGAVALLSQNFRFSDQSQIAQLSSLVRQGQRQQCQALLQRCLDLPEMFDDLLCAGSDSSELRRWIVDGYGPALKATSPDEALQTLDQFRLLAVTRSGPAGVDNLNRFALESLRQAGYAQALPSPAFSGCPILILENSYELGLFNGDSGVLFADSQGRIRGWFRRGTELKSLPLHMLPRFEAAFAITVHKSQGSEYETVLIVAPDRPDLPLFTRELFYTGLTRASRRAILFGPISTFVQSVDRQTERASGLASMLADLLADGPAVTAQASKVGPGKANKKARKSRSSGGPP; this comes from the coding sequence ATGAAGCCAGAAGCGCTTGCTGATCAAATGGCGTCGCTCTGCGCGCGTCTGCATCAGGAAAGCGTCGGCGATGCCGAAGGCGCTGCTTTCCTGATGGAAATTTGTGCGGAGCTTGGCCGGGCGATGGATCAGGGCAATGTCTGCCTGCCGATGGATCATGCCAGGCAATTGCGACTTTCGATGCTGGCCGCGTCTGCGGCCTGGGCGGAGGCGCCAGCGCTGGCAGAGCTGCAAAACGAACCATTGCCCGCTCCCTTGCTGTACTACCGGCAAATGCTCTATTTTCGCAGACATTTTCTTCAGGAACGAAGCGTTGCCCAGGCGCTGGCGCAACGGCTGCAACAAGCCACAGCGCCACATATTGCCGTGCTCCCGCCTGAACATGCTGGAGGAATTCAACTGAGCAGCGAACAGAATGCTGCGGTGCAACGTTCGCTTTCTTCTCCAATTCTGGCGGTAAGCGGCGGTCCGGGCGCCGGCAAGACGCGAACCGCAGCAGCAATTCTGGCAGCCAGAAAGCAGCGACAGCCGCAAGCGCGCTGTGCGCTACTTGCGCCCACCGGAAAGGCAGCGGCGCGCCTGAATGAATCGCTGGTCCCCTTTGTCGCCGTCGCACCTGCTTCGTCGCCCATTGCCCAGACCGTCCACCGTTTCCTCGGCGCGCGTCCGGATGGCAGCTTTCACTACAATGAGCAGCGAAAGGCGCCGATCGAACTCTGCTTGATTGACGAGGCATCGATGCTGGATCTGGAGATGCTGGCCGCCTTGCTGCGCGCCCTGCCCTCCAGCACGGCGCTGGCCTTCTTCGGCGACCGCGACCAACTGGCATCGGTGGAAGCGGGCGCCGCTTTTGCTGAACTCTGTCGCGCTCCGGCGATGCAGGGCGCTGTGGCCTTGCTATCGCAGAACTTTCGATTTTCTGATCAAAGTCAGATAGCGCAACTCTCCTCGCTGGTCCGCCAGGGCCAGCGCCAGCAGTGCCAGGCGCTGCTGCAGCGCTGCCTTGATTTGCCAGAAATGTTCGATGATTTGCTCTGTGCAGGCTCTGATAGCTCCGAATTGCGGCGCTGGATCGTCGATGGTTACGGACCTGCATTGAAGGCGACGTCTCCGGATGAGGCGCTGCAGACGCTGGATCAATTTCGACTGCTGGCCGTTACACGCAGCGGACCGGCCGGAGTGGACAATCTCAATCGCTTTGCCCTGGAAAGTTTGCGTCAGGCCGGTTACGCGCAAGCCCTTCCATCGCCGGCGTTCTCCGGTTGTCCGATCTTGATCCTGGAAAACAGTTATGAACTTGGCCTTTTTAACGGCGATAGCGGCGTTCTCTTTGCCGATTCGCAGGGGCGCATACGCGGATGGTTTCGACGCGGAACGGAACTGAAGAGCCTTCCGCTGCATATGCTTCCGCGCTTTGAAGCAGCCTTCGCTATCACCGTGCACAAGAGTCAGGGAAGCGAATATGAAACCGTGCTGATTGTAGCGCCGGATCGACCGGACTTGCCATTATTCACACGCGAGCTTTTCTATACTGGCCTGACTCGCGCCAGCCGACGGGCAATTCTGTTTGGCCCTATCTCAACCTTTGTCCAGTCTGTGGATCGCCAAACGGAACGGGCCTCCGGACTGGCCAGTATGCTTGCTGATCTGCTGGCGGATGGCCCCGCTGTGACGGCGCAGGCCAGCAAGGTCGGCCCTGGAAAAGCCAACAAAAAGGCCCGCAAGAGCAGAAGCTCCGGCGGGCCTCCCTGA
- a CDS encoding UvrD-helicase domain-containing protein has protein sequence MEMIPALDPSSCPLDGLNLIEASAGCGKTHAITRLWLRLLLEANLRPAQILTVTFSEAAAAELRSRLHRTLREALEDGADSSDLQTVVQKAVQQQGRAAVRQILQRAQHEFEEAAIYTIHAFCATTLEQEALASGAPIEVRVQPDESSLLAEAAFEFWDRLMHSRAEQTAAAALQNLLSPEILYDLAMQWSRRPSLQLFGLRPEALQQEAATPQDALQIYSLQQLQLWLDQAPQYIAGAATRRGEQTYRDMLGRLAAALRDDRRGPGLREALWLRYPAALVDEFQDTDRLQWEIFAALAERSTLFLIGDPKQSIYRFRSADLPTYFLARDRAQAAQRLYGLHASRRFSEAMTRALNAIFAERDGAAPPFLHEKLPSPPLQSARPSSSTEPAAALQIQLLWPPDGMDGQWKIADLRRRASVLAVQAIAAELSNGRPPHEIAVLTLKHSEAEELAADLRSAGIAAALRRRQSVFGEPAALELAALMHAMLAPEQIGLARRAFVTALWGLRFTDLADEGLMEECLAQLRALESCWRTRGALAFSMELQTLRQMHRRLAGDREGLRWIANLGHLSELLETSPAQNPREQLRWLEARIAAGRDEEDSAIRQESESPAVQLLTVHASKGLEFPSVYIPFFYGPSARRDRHWIVADDLLPDLATDPTAPQSYCAPSWLKDALDRPWADAATLKRAEESGALQERQERIRLYYVALTRARERLTLFVGPARDALHTAPARGKAVARDAATHLLFWRPLARPPAAREQLVDALNNLQQLSDGAIQILDSRNTQSAPSPFPISAASSVEEEYALGATPQVSVGLRWTSFTAEYHRAQQQQSMSTLSDDARDLDQSPLPPAAEDPAALAATRFNIEPSASEAGAVGLHGFPSGASAGIFFHSWLESILQLEDLRDTQKLLEITQRELASYRPLHTHDLMQRWLKPMLAMLEALLRRELAPGLRLRDLPRRDRSAEMRFQFADAGQRDVQWIGAIDLTLRCGQRYYLLDWKSNRLGPDFAAYNADALDRAMQDGGYLQQAQVYCAALRRLLRQSIVDYQDERHFGGALYVFLRGINPEAADDDRSGLVAYRPDANAAAPGLLSGETP, from the coding sequence ATGGAAATGATCCCGGCGCTGGATCCCTCAAGTTGTCCGCTGGATGGACTGAATTTGATCGAGGCCTCCGCCGGCTGTGGCAAAACGCACGCTATCACGCGACTTTGGTTGCGCCTGCTTCTGGAAGCAAATTTGCGACCGGCGCAAATTTTGACGGTTACTTTCTCAGAAGCTGCCGCCGCCGAATTGCGCTCGCGATTGCATCGCACGTTGCGCGAGGCGCTTGAGGACGGCGCTGATAGCTCCGATTTGCAGACGGTAGTGCAAAAAGCCGTCCAGCAGCAGGGACGCGCAGCCGTTCGGCAAATTCTTCAGCGCGCGCAACATGAGTTCGAAGAGGCGGCTATCTACACCATCCACGCCTTTTGCGCAACAACACTGGAGCAAGAGGCCCTGGCCAGCGGGGCGCCAATTGAAGTGCGCGTTCAGCCCGATGAGAGCTCGCTGCTGGCGGAGGCGGCCTTTGAATTCTGGGATCGGTTGATGCATTCCAGGGCCGAACAGACTGCCGCAGCTGCGCTCCAGAATCTGCTTTCGCCGGAAATACTCTATGACCTGGCAATGCAATGGTCGCGGAGGCCTTCCCTCCAATTGTTTGGTTTGCGACCGGAGGCGCTCCAGCAAGAAGCAGCCACGCCGCAGGACGCCTTGCAAATCTACAGTTTGCAGCAACTGCAGCTGTGGCTGGATCAGGCGCCGCAGTACATCGCAGGCGCGGCGACGCGACGCGGCGAACAAACCTATCGCGATATGCTCGGTCGCCTGGCAGCAGCGCTGCGCGACGATCGCCGCGGGCCCGGGTTGCGCGAGGCGCTCTGGCTGCGCTATCCGGCGGCGCTGGTAGACGAATTTCAGGACACCGATCGCCTGCAGTGGGAGATTTTCGCGGCGCTGGCGGAGCGCAGCACGCTGTTTCTGATTGGCGATCCGAAGCAATCCATCTATCGCTTTCGCAGCGCAGACTTGCCGACTTACTTTTTGGCTCGCGACCGGGCGCAGGCTGCCCAGCGACTCTACGGTCTCCATGCCAGTCGTCGCTTCAGCGAAGCAATGACCCGCGCCCTCAACGCGATCTTTGCCGAGCGTGACGGCGCGGCGCCGCCCTTTCTGCATGAGAAATTGCCATCGCCGCCGCTGCAATCTGCGCGACCGTCTTCGAGCACTGAGCCGGCAGCGGCGCTTCAGATTCAGCTGCTGTGGCCGCCGGATGGAATGGATGGGCAATGGAAAATTGCGGATCTGCGTCGCCGGGCAAGCGTCCTTGCGGTACAGGCTATCGCCGCTGAACTCAGCAATGGCCGGCCGCCGCATGAAATTGCAGTGCTGACACTCAAACATTCGGAAGCGGAAGAACTGGCCGCCGACCTGCGCTCAGCGGGCATCGCCGCCGCGTTGCGTCGTCGCCAGAGCGTATTTGGCGAGCCCGCGGCTCTGGAGCTGGCGGCGCTGATGCACGCGATGCTGGCGCCGGAACAAATCGGCCTGGCCCGCCGGGCTTTTGTCACTGCGCTCTGGGGACTGCGCTTCACCGACCTGGCGGATGAAGGCTTGATGGAGGAATGCCTCGCTCAGTTGCGCGCCCTGGAATCCTGCTGGCGCACGCGCGGCGCGCTGGCCTTTTCGATGGAGCTGCAGACCCTGCGCCAGATGCATCGCCGGCTGGCCGGCGACCGCGAGGGACTGCGCTGGATTGCGAACCTCGGCCACCTTTCCGAGCTGCTGGAGACGTCGCCCGCTCAAAATCCCCGCGAACAACTACGGTGGTTGGAAGCCAGGATTGCCGCCGGTCGTGATGAAGAAGACAGCGCCATTCGACAGGAAAGCGAAAGCCCCGCCGTTCAATTGCTGACAGTACACGCCAGCAAGGGTCTTGAATTTCCCTCGGTCTACATTCCGTTTTTCTATGGCCCAAGTGCAAGAAGGGATCGCCACTGGATTGTAGCTGACGACCTGCTGCCCGATCTCGCAACGGATCCAACCGCGCCGCAATCGTATTGCGCGCCAAGCTGGCTGAAGGATGCGCTCGATCGGCCGTGGGCCGATGCAGCGACTCTGAAGAGGGCGGAAGAAAGCGGCGCCCTGCAGGAACGTCAGGAACGTATTCGTCTGTACTACGTAGCGCTTACCAGGGCCCGGGAGCGACTGACGCTCTTTGTGGGCCCCGCTCGCGATGCATTGCACACGGCCCCGGCCCGCGGAAAAGCTGTGGCGCGCGACGCCGCCACACACTTGCTGTTCTGGCGGCCCCTGGCGCGCCCGCCGGCTGCCCGCGAGCAACTGGTCGACGCCCTGAACAATTTGCAGCAACTTTCCGACGGAGCGATCCAGATCCTGGATTCCCGCAATACGCAGAGCGCTCCGTCGCCATTTCCGATCTCCGCCGCCAGCAGCGTCGAAGAAGAATACGCCCTGGGCGCCACGCCGCAGGTATCCGTTGGATTGCGCTGGACCAGCTTTACCGCCGAGTACCACCGGGCGCAGCAGCAACAATCGATGTCTACCCTCAGCGACGACGCCCGCGACCTTGATCAATCGCCTTTGCCGCCGGCAGCTGAAGATCCGGCTGCCCTCGCTGCGACTCGCTTCAACATTGAACCTTCTGCTTCCGAAGCCGGGGCGGTTGGCCTGCATGGATTTCCCTCCGGCGCCAGCGCTGGCATATTCTTTCACAGCTGGTTAGAGTCCATACTGCAGCTCGAAGATCTCAGAGATACGCAGAAGCTTCTAGAAATCACGCAACGAGAGCTGGCATCCTACCGGCCATTGCATACGCACGACCTGATGCAACGCTGGCTGAAACCAATGCTGGCAATGCTGGAGGCCCTGTTGCGTCGCGAACTGGCGCCAGGCCTGCGCCTCCGGGATCTGCCGCGCCGCGACCGTAGCGCCGAAATGCGCTTTCAATTTGCCGATGCCGGCCAGCGCGACGTACAGTGGATTGGCGCCATTGACCTTACGCTGCGCTGCGGCCAGCGCTACTACCTGTTGGACTGGAAATCCAATCGATTGGGTCCAGACTTCGCCGCCTACAACGCCGACGCCCTGGATCGAGCCATGCAGGACGGCGGTTATCTGCAGCAAGCTCAGGTATATTGCGCCGCGCTGCGGCGTCTGCTGCGACAATCAATCGTCGACTATCAGGATGAGCGACACTTCGGCGGAGCGCTTTACGTTTTTCTGCGCGGCATCAACCCGGAAGCAGCCGACGACGATCGTAGCGGGCTGGTGGCGTATCGGCCGGACGCAAACGCTGCAGCGCCAGGCCTGCTGAGCGGGGAGACGCCATGA
- a CDS encoding response regulator transcription factor: MKKVRLFLVDDHVIVREGLRHILGRQSDLEIVGEAGDGQSACEQIQEIKPDLVIMDISMPRMSGLEAARRLRRQNRQLKIIMLTRHDSNEFIDQLRSQHIEGYVLKDDAGDDLLQAIQAIRQGGTYLSPRVAGRLTERSSPSLEASNRSGSLALLTDRECEVLKLIAQGKSNEEAARALQISPRTAKVHRANIMKKLDFHKAADLVKFAVKAGMVETGAR, encoded by the coding sequence ATGAAGAAGGTGCGTCTTTTTCTGGTCGATGATCACGTCATCGTACGTGAGGGCCTGCGTCATATTCTAGGCCGGCAGAGTGATCTTGAAATTGTGGGCGAGGCTGGCGACGGACAAAGCGCCTGCGAACAGATTCAGGAAATCAAGCCTGACCTGGTTATCATGGACATCTCCATGCCGCGGATGAGCGGGCTGGAAGCGGCCCGTCGGTTGCGGCGACAGAACCGGCAGCTCAAGATCATCATGCTGACGCGGCACGACAGCAACGAATTCATCGATCAGCTGCGCAGCCAGCATATCGAGGGCTACGTACTCAAAGACGACGCAGGCGATGATCTATTGCAGGCCATTCAAGCAATTCGACAGGGCGGGACCTATCTCAGTCCGCGCGTAGCCGGCCGCCTTACCGAACGTTCGAGTCCTTCGCTCGAAGCCAGCAATCGTAGCGGCTCGCTGGCGCTGCTTACGGATCGCGAGTGCGAGGTTCTGAAGTTGATCGCTCAGGGAAAAAGCAACGAGGAAGCGGCCCGGGCATTGCAGATTTCACCGCGTACCGCAAAAGTCCACCGCGCCAACATTATGAAGAAGCTGGATTTTCACAAGGCTGCGGACCTGGTTAAGTTTGCAGTCAAAGCGGGAATGGTAGAAACAGGCGCTCGCTGA